The following are encoded together in the Pseudodesulfovibrio indicus genome:
- a CDS encoding CHASE2 domain-containing protein, translating to MNRNLRKILAGAVIGLVGGCLALAAGGVGLLRTPENLTYDFRARALARPGAASDGVRLVLLDQKSLDWAKESFGLGWPWPRQAYVPLVEFCKRAGVASLSFDVVFTEPSVYGVGDDDALRGALADLGCAVLAADFARADGSSPDWPPHVPKPAFPVTGDAPLVESRVATFPIPDLTAGLIPVGNVNVAPDADTVYRRFPLLVRFHGRVVPSLPLAGLMAAGPQPVTLAPDQLAVGDAVAPLTENGRVVLNYRPKGTFATYSAAALMESGMRLAEGGEPVVDPADLKGKHVFFGFSATGLLDLRPTPMGGVSPGVLVNATALDNLLSGDFLRMAPGWFDTAMILLFSVLAGISVTAISGLWTTVAASGAVLAGPALLSTAAYVQGIWAAMAAPLAACLVSLFLAGAWKYATEGRQKQFIKSAFKQYLSPKVIDQLLQHPDRLTLGGERRELTIFFSDLQGFTSISEKLTPEQLTSVLNDYLTAMTDIIHRFGGTVDKYEGDAIIAFWNAPVDQPDHALLGVSAALACQEKLAEMRPKLLDRTGSEFHMRIGLNTGPAVVGNLGSRERFDYTMLGDAVNLAARLESINKQFGTYTMISRSTLDELDGRIPARELSCLRVVGKKEAITVFEPMTEADRERRKDALAAFGLGLASFYAGDFAAAAEQFSALADQDPAADRYAAKCRALMADPPQEWDGVWTMTSK from the coding sequence GTGAACCGGAACCTCCGGAAAATCCTGGCGGGCGCGGTCATCGGGCTCGTCGGCGGGTGTCTCGCCCTGGCGGCGGGCGGTGTCGGGCTGCTCCGCACGCCGGAGAACCTGACCTACGACTTCCGGGCCAGGGCTCTTGCCCGGCCGGGCGCGGCATCGGACGGTGTCCGGCTGGTGCTGCTGGACCAGAAGTCCCTGGACTGGGCCAAGGAGTCCTTTGGCCTGGGCTGGCCGTGGCCGAGGCAGGCCTACGTGCCGCTGGTGGAATTCTGCAAGCGGGCCGGGGTCGCCTCCCTCTCCTTCGACGTGGTCTTCACCGAACCGTCGGTCTACGGCGTGGGCGACGACGACGCCCTCAGGGGGGCGCTGGCCGACCTGGGGTGCGCGGTGCTGGCCGCGGACTTCGCCCGCGCCGACGGCTCCTCCCCGGACTGGCCGCCCCACGTCCCGAAACCGGCGTTCCCGGTCACGGGCGATGCCCCCCTTGTCGAATCCCGGGTGGCCACCTTTCCCATCCCGGACCTGACCGCCGGCCTGATCCCGGTGGGCAACGTCAACGTCGCACCCGACGCGGACACCGTGTACCGCCGCTTCCCCCTGCTCGTCCGATTCCATGGCCGGGTTGTCCCGTCCCTGCCGCTGGCCGGGCTCATGGCGGCCGGACCGCAGCCCGTAACCCTCGCCCCGGACCAACTCGCCGTGGGCGACGCCGTGGCTCCGCTCACGGAAAACGGGCGGGTGGTCCTCAATTACCGGCCCAAGGGAACCTTCGCCACCTACAGCGCGGCGGCGCTCATGGAGAGCGGCATGCGGCTGGCCGAGGGCGGCGAGCCGGTGGTGGACCCGGCGGACCTGAAGGGCAAACACGTCTTTTTCGGATTTTCGGCCACCGGACTGCTCGACCTGCGGCCCACGCCCATGGGCGGGGTCTCGCCCGGGGTGCTGGTCAACGCCACGGCCCTGGACAACCTGCTGTCCGGGGATTTCCTGCGCATGGCCCCCGGCTGGTTCGACACGGCGATGATCCTGCTCTTCTCCGTCCTGGCCGGGATCAGCGTCACGGCCATTTCCGGGCTGTGGACCACGGTGGCGGCCTCGGGCGCGGTCCTGGCGGGCCCGGCGCTGCTCTCCACCGCGGCCTATGTCCAAGGGATATGGGCGGCCATGGCCGCGCCCCTGGCGGCCTGCCTGGTCTCCCTGTTCCTGGCCGGGGCATGGAAATACGCCACCGAAGGCCGCCAGAAACAGTTCATCAAGTCCGCCTTCAAGCAGTACCTCAGCCCAAAGGTCATCGACCAGCTCCTCCAGCATCCGGACCGCCTGACCCTCGGCGGGGAACGCCGCGAGCTGACCATCTTCTTCTCGGATCTCCAGGGGTTCACCTCCATCTCGGAGAAGCTCACCCCGGAACAATTGACCTCGGTGCTCAACGACTACCTGACCGCCATGACCGACATCATCCACCGGTTCGGCGGAACCGTGGACAAGTACGAGGGCGACGCCATCATCGCCTTCTGGAACGCGCCCGTGGACCAGCCGGACCATGCCCTGCTCGGCGTGTCCGCAGCCTTGGCCTGCCAGGAGAAACTGGCCGAGATGCGGCCGAAGCTGCTCGACCGCACCGGCTCGGAGTTCCACATGCGCATAGGGCTGAACACCGGCCCGGCCGTGGTCGGCAACCTCGGCTCCCGCGAGCGGTTCGACTACACCATGCTCGGCGACGCCGTGAACCTGGCCGCCCGCCTGGAGTCCATCAACAAGCAGTTCGGGACCTACACCATGATCTCCCGGTCCACCCTGGACGAGCTGGACGGGCGCATCCCGGCCCGCGAACTGTCCTGTCTGCGCGTGGTGGGCAAGAAGGAGGCGATCACCGTGTTCGAGCCCATGACGGAGGCGGACCGGGAGCGCCGCAAGGACGCCTTGGCCGCCTTTGGTCTGGGACTCGCGAGCTTCTATGCGGGTGATTTCGCCGCAGCCGCCGAACAATTCTCCGCCCTGGCGGACCAAGATCCCGCCGCCGACCGGTATGCGGCCAAATGCCGCGCGCTCATGGCCGATCCTCCCCAGGAATGGGACGGGGTCTGGACCATGACCAGCAAATAA
- a CDS encoding M48 family metalloprotease: protein MNRRAFLTALAASPLLLTPFGTRALAGFLDDLTDVIPDEVTSVFKSGKTLISGFEDITPEQEYYIGRSVAAVILSRYPYCNHRNSQRYINVMGTTLAQASDRPETFGGYHFLVLDSPEINALSAPGGFIFVTKGLLGCCTSEDAMASVLAHEIGHVQRQHGLQAIKQSRITEGATSLALVGTAALSGGKLKELTKTFDDSIHDITTTMIDSGYSRSFEEEADRDAVAIMQRLGYNPNAIIDMLNVMRTRFTAKSTGFAKTHPSPTDRINNILEIIGRYRRPAPVKPREDRFASMTKGL, encoded by the coding sequence ATGAACCGCAGAGCCTTCCTGACCGCGCTGGCAGCCTCGCCCCTGCTGCTCACCCCGTTCGGGACTCGCGCCCTGGCCGGGTTCCTGGACGACCTGACCGACGTCATCCCGGACGAGGTCACCTCGGTGTTCAAGAGCGGCAAGACCCTCATCTCCGGGTTCGAGGACATCACCCCGGAGCAGGAATACTACATCGGCCGCTCCGTGGCCGCCGTGATCCTGTCCCGCTATCCCTACTGCAACCACCGCAACTCCCAGCGCTACATCAACGTCATGGGCACCACCCTGGCCCAGGCCTCGGACCGCCCCGAAACCTTCGGCGGCTATCATTTCCTGGTCCTGGACAGCCCTGAGATCAACGCCCTGTCCGCGCCGGGCGGGTTCATCTTCGTGACCAAGGGGCTGCTCGGCTGCTGCACCTCGGAGGACGCCATGGCCTCGGTCCTGGCCCACGAGATCGGCCACGTCCAGCGCCAGCACGGGTTGCAGGCCATCAAGCAGTCCCGGATCACCGAAGGGGCCACCTCCCTGGCCCTGGTTGGCACCGCCGCCCTGTCCGGCGGCAAGCTCAAGGAGCTGACCAAGACCTTTGACGACTCCATCCACGACATCACCACGACCATGATCGACTCCGGCTACTCGCGCTCCTTCGAGGAGGAAGCGGACCGGGACGCCGTGGCCATCATGCAGCGGCTGGGCTACAACCCCAACGCGATCATCGACATGCTCAACGTCATGCGCACCCGGTTCACGGCCAAGAGCACGGGCTTTGCCAAGACCCACCCCTCGCCCACGGACCGGATCAACAACATCCTGGAGATCATCGGCCGGTACCGGCGGCCCGCACCGGTCAAGCCCCGCGAGGACCGGTTCGCGAGCATGACCAAGGGGCTGTAG
- a CDS encoding SH3 domain-containing protein, with amino-acid sequence MQRTVNTALSVLALLAVAATMALAAQLMSVQVRTGQLRDKPGFLSRVVAELPYGDKVEFKGENGDWRQVKASRDGKTGWMHVSALTEQEIILNPTDKDVEAAANSDELALAGKGFNKQVEEQYKKETRLDYSQVDKMEKIVVPQQYVQEFIQVGRLAKGGEQ; translated from the coding sequence ATGCAACGGACCGTGAACACGGCCCTGTCCGTGCTGGCGCTGCTGGCCGTGGCCGCGACCATGGCCCTGGCCGCCCAGTTGATGAGCGTCCAGGTGCGCACCGGCCAGCTCCGCGACAAACCCGGCTTCCTGAGCCGCGTGGTGGCCGAGCTGCCCTACGGCGACAAGGTGGAGTTCAAGGGCGAGAACGGCGACTGGCGGCAGGTGAAGGCCTCCCGCGACGGCAAGACCGGGTGGATGCACGTCTCCGCCCTGACCGAACAGGAGATCATCCTCAACCCCACGGACAAGGACGTGGAGGCGGCCGCCAACTCCGACGAGCTGGCCCTGGCGGGCAAGGGGTTCAACAAGCAGGTCGAGGAGCAGTACAAGAAGGAGACCAGGCTGGACTACTCGCAGGTGGACAAGATGGAGAAAATCGTGGTCCCGCAGCAGTATGTCCAGGAGTTCATCCAGGTGGGCCGGCTGGCCAAGGGGGGCGAGCAATGA
- a CDS encoding nitroreductase family protein, translating into MMNFTVDADKCTKCGECAADCLWGVIEMDGLPVVRPGNEANCIECQHCLAVCKPGALSIFGKDPADSLPLKGHLPDPAHMETLIMGRRSTRRYRKEGVDPALIRRLLEVASHAPTAVNMRPATLTVVDDPEAMARLRAGMTEAALAAVREGRIPAGWERIGDYIRRCETGEDILFRNAPHLLVVSAPENGLAPMADCHIVLSYFELLANSHGLGTVWNGIARALLTVIAPEFRARLGIPDDHLVACCMSFGLPAVRYHRTVQRPGAVIRSVGYP; encoded by the coding sequence ATGATGAATTTCACAGTGGATGCGGACAAGTGTACGAAATGCGGCGAATGCGCCGCAGACTGCCTCTGGGGGGTCATCGAGATGGACGGGCTGCCCGTGGTCCGGCCCGGGAACGAGGCCAACTGCATCGAGTGCCAGCACTGCCTGGCCGTGTGCAAGCCGGGCGCGCTCTCGATTTTCGGCAAGGACCCGGCGGACAGCCTGCCGCTCAAGGGCCACCTGCCCGACCCGGCGCACATGGAGACCCTGATCATGGGTCGCCGCTCCACCCGGCGCTACCGGAAGGAGGGCGTTGACCCGGCCCTCATCCGCCGCCTGCTGGAGGTCGCTTCCCACGCGCCCACGGCCGTGAACATGCGGCCCGCCACCCTGACCGTGGTCGACGACCCCGAGGCCATGGCCCGGCTGCGCGCCGGCATGACCGAGGCCGCCCTGGCCGCCGTCCGCGAAGGCCGCATCCCCGCCGGCTGGGAGCGCATAGGCGATTACATCAGGCGCTGCGAGACCGGCGAGGACATCCTGTTCCGCAACGCCCCGCACCTGCTGGTGGTGTCGGCTCCGGAGAACGGCCTCGCGCCCATGGCCGACTGCCACATCGTCTTGAGCTATTTCGAGCTCTTGGCCAACAGCCACGGCCTGGGCACTGTCTGGAACGGCATCGCCCGCGCCCTGCTGACGGTCATCGCGCCGGAGTTCCGCGCCCGGCTGGGCATCCCGGACGACCACCTCGTGGCCTGCTGCATGTCCTTCGGCCTCCCGGCGGTGCGCTATCACCGCACGGTCCAGCGCCCCGGCGCGGTCATCCGCTCTGTCGGCTATCCCTAA
- a CDS encoding integrase, with amino-acid sequence MATVTIATRSLKKGKAYVIHYKDPDTGKKEYHKTYRRKDLAQKEVNRVRTLIDSGRLPTKETRQPKQQALPTFGQAALLCQAEWDRKLGEGKISQASHAGYGYLLTPILKEWAHTLLHDLDEDTIRDYRIGIAEKTKAKLVAKGEEGKNCNVLANRRLFVIKQVFAMAAKHGLVEKDIARDIPNLSEKASERKNAQKPFEIEKLLAAARQRRAKHYLPLAILLAVEHGCSTQEVLSLKWADVDLAENHITFHRTKNGVTRTHRIMPRTHEALAARLEHLTRYREKRAVRAKGDFVVGNMDGTPFKSLKTAWKGLCIDHDFDDLHFHDHRHTYCTNMLKAGCTLKETSVMIGHKTLRMTDRYSHLEGVLEDGPQDRLAHRYAATGTESSTSEAADT; translated from the coding sequence ATGGCTACTGTCACCATCGCGACCCGTTCGCTGAAAAAAGGAAAAGCGTACGTCATCCACTACAAAGACCCGGATACGGGCAAGAAGGAATACCACAAGACGTACAGACGGAAAGACCTGGCCCAAAAAGAAGTCAACCGGGTACGCACCCTGATTGACAGCGGCAGATTGCCGACCAAGGAAACCCGGCAGCCCAAGCAGCAAGCTCTGCCCACCTTTGGACAGGCTGCCCTGCTGTGCCAAGCCGAATGGGACCGGAAGCTGGGGGAAGGAAAGATATCCCAGGCGAGCCATGCCGGGTACGGCTACCTGCTGACCCCCATCTTAAAGGAATGGGCGCACACCCTGCTCCATGATCTCGACGAAGACACCATTCGGGACTACCGCATCGGCATCGCCGAAAAGACCAAGGCGAAGCTGGTGGCCAAGGGCGAAGAAGGCAAAAATTGCAACGTGCTGGCAAATCGGCGCTTGTTCGTAATCAAGCAGGTGTTCGCCATGGCCGCGAAGCACGGCCTGGTCGAAAAGGACATTGCGCGAGACATCCCTAACCTGTCTGAAAAAGCCAGTGAGCGAAAAAACGCCCAGAAGCCTTTCGAAATCGAGAAGCTGCTGGCGGCGGCCCGTCAGCGCAGGGCGAAGCATTACCTTCCCTTGGCGATCTTGCTTGCGGTTGAGCACGGATGCAGCACACAAGAAGTCCTCAGTCTCAAGTGGGCCGATGTGGATCTTGCGGAAAACCACATCACGTTCCACCGAACCAAAAACGGGGTGACCCGAACCCACAGGATCATGCCCCGTACCCATGAAGCTCTCGCGGCTCGGTTGGAGCACCTGACGCGGTACCGGGAAAAACGCGCCGTGAGGGCCAAGGGGGACTTCGTGGTCGGCAACATGGACGGAACGCCATTCAAGTCGCTCAAGACGGCCTGGAAGGGACTGTGCATCGACCACGATTTCGATGACCTTCACTTCCACGATCACCGCCACACCTATTGCACGAATATGCTGAAGGCAGGCTGCACGCTCAAGGAAACCAGCGTAATGATCGGCCACAAGACCCTGCGTATGACGGACCGGTACAGCCACCTTGAAGGCGTGCTGGAAGACGGTCCTCAGGACCGTCTGGCACATCGGTATGCCGCGACTGGCACCGAAAGTAGTACGTCGGAAGCGGCGGACACATAG
- a CDS encoding helix-turn-helix domain-containing protein, whose amino-acid sequence MSNLNRRGSGNGYATAVGGFTFRSYGNHTMSDAPKILTIKEVACFLRVHRATISRLVGAGALPSIAVGSRRLVLEADLLTFIENRRSLAANSPKGK is encoded by the coding sequence ATGAGCAACCTCAACCGAAGGGGAAGTGGAAACGGGTACGCTACGGCGGTAGGAGGCTTTACGTTCCGTTCCTATGGAAACCACACCATGTCTGATGCACCGAAGATTTTGACCATCAAGGAAGTCGCCTGTTTCCTGCGGGTACACCGCGCAACCATTTCGCGCTTGGTCGGGGCTGGCGCGTTACCGAGTATCGCGGTAGGATCACGTCGGCTGGTCTTGGAAGCGGACCTGCTGACGTTCATTGAAAACCGAAGAAGCTTGGCGGCGAACAGTCCGAAGGGGAAATAG
- a CDS encoding RHS repeat domain-containing protein has product MSVFEMRLKHDPSGRIVEKTEIVAGRPVVWKYAYDKAGRLSEAHLDNRLVCQCYYDRDGRRQRDYFPATVGSSYRDYRYNLDNRLMSAGNNGFTHDENGFRSIWSNGGTYHLYEYAPDYRLLKMEVENQNRVYAFRHDEQGRRAAKYFNGQLVEAYQWLDFIRLGAFHDGRMGYEFGYGDGERLPSAMRREDGAVFTLLYDQVGSLRVVADMDGDVIKEILYDPFGGIIEDTNPGFRVPIGFAGGLHDRDLGFVRFGWRDYDTFTGRWTAPDPIGDRGGDPDWYGYCLDDPVNMADPKGLAARDWWDIVSNYKRANEIADEEVAKRGVGNHNNEGDAMRHAEWSKRMAEELGGGTSWLFGVGHEIDGLINSDQPWGEAMMDLHNNAEGRAAAREKRPVDRSKLQKAPKKGFQVNPYSSKRYWSR; this is encoded by the coding sequence ATGAGCGTATTTGAAATGAGGTTGAAGCATGACCCAAGCGGTCGAATCGTAGAGAAAACGGAAATCGTGGCCGGTCGGCCCGTTGTCTGGAAGTATGCCTACGACAAGGCCGGGAGGCTTTCCGAGGCGCACCTGGACAACCGGCTTGTCTGCCAGTGTTACTACGACCGTGACGGCCGCCGCCAGCGGGACTACTTCCCGGCCACCGTGGGGTCCAGCTACCGCGACTATCGGTACAACCTGGACAACCGGTTGATGAGCGCGGGCAACAACGGGTTCACGCACGACGAAAACGGATTCCGGTCCATCTGGTCGAACGGCGGTACCTACCACCTGTACGAGTACGCGCCGGACTACCGACTGCTCAAAATGGAAGTGGAGAACCAGAACCGCGTCTACGCCTTTCGCCACGACGAGCAGGGCCGACGGGCCGCCAAGTATTTCAACGGCCAACTCGTCGAGGCCTACCAGTGGCTCGATTTCATCCGTCTCGGCGCATTCCACGACGGGCGCATGGGCTACGAGTTCGGCTACGGTGACGGCGAACGCCTTCCCTCGGCCATGCGGCGCGAGGACGGGGCCGTGTTCACCCTGCTCTACGACCAGGTCGGTTCCCTGCGTGTGGTTGCCGACATGGATGGCGACGTGATAAAGGAAATCCTGTACGATCCCTTCGGCGGCATCATTGAGGACACCAACCCCGGTTTCCGCGTCCCCATCGGCTTTGCGGGCGGCCTGCACGACCGGGATTTGGGCTTCGTCCGCTTCGGCTGGAGGGACTACGACACTTTCACCGGCAGGTGGACCGCGCCCGATCCGATTGGGGACAGGGGCGGTGATCCGGACTGGTATGGCTATTGTTTGGATGATCCGGTCAATATGGCTGATCCCAAAGGGTTAGCGGCTCGTGATTGGTGGGATATAGTCTCCAACTACAAGCGTGCCAATGAGATTGCAGATGAAGAAGTCGCCAAGCGGGGTGTAGGAAATCACAATAACGAAGGCGATGCCATGAGGCATGCTGAGTGGAGCAAACGTATGGCCGAGGAACTTGGTGGCGGCACAAGTTGGCTGTTCGGCGTAGGTCATGAGATTGACGGGTTGATAAACAGCGACCAGCCATGGGGTGAAGCCATGATGGATTTGCACAACAACGCTGAGGGGCGTGCTGCAGCACGGGAAAAACGACCCGTCGATAGAAGCAAGCTCCAAAAGGCACCCAAAAAAGGGTTTCAAGTCAACCCTTATAGCTCAAAAAGGTATTGGTCCAGATAA
- a CDS encoding ImmA/IrrE family metallo-endopeptidase, with the protein MKNRYFDLEMAKQWGERQAEEDGMTSLPIDLHAIATMKGRNIIVEPSGDTGPGVSAMLLRSGNNFGIFYSTAIANIGFQRFSIAHELGHYFLEGHIDQIPFDEGGFHSSKAGFFSTDIYEKQADSFASGLLMPSRLFLRALNQHVDGLAGVKALAGLCETSLTATAIRYAELTEAASAVIVSTGQTVDFACLSSAMKDYSDIIWLRRGDQLPRNTLTANFNAEHDRFNENELVDETDLRLWLTGTRSREVIEEVIGLGAYGKTLTIVTCMDTAADGEDEEEEDALIDSWTPRFR; encoded by the coding sequence TTGAAAAATCGGTATTTCGACCTTGAAATGGCCAAGCAATGGGGAGAGCGTCAGGCTGAGGAAGACGGCATGACGTCTTTGCCCATCGACCTCCATGCCATCGCAACAATGAAGGGAAGAAATATTATCGTAGAGCCCAGCGGGGACACCGGTCCCGGTGTTTCCGCCATGCTCTTACGGTCTGGAAACAACTTTGGCATTTTCTACAGCACGGCCATCGCCAATATCGGATTCCAACGGTTCAGCATTGCCCATGAACTAGGGCACTATTTCTTGGAGGGACACATAGACCAAATCCCCTTTGACGAGGGAGGATTTCACTCTTCAAAAGCCGGTTTTTTCTCCACCGACATCTATGAAAAACAAGCCGACAGCTTTGCCAGCGGACTTCTCATGCCCTCAAGGCTTTTCCTCAGGGCCTTGAATCAGCATGTGGATGGCCTTGCCGGGGTCAAGGCCCTTGCAGGGCTTTGCGAGACATCCCTGACCGCCACGGCCATCCGCTATGCCGAACTCACCGAGGCGGCTTCAGCTGTCATCGTCAGCACTGGGCAAACCGTGGACTTCGCCTGCCTGTCATCGGCCATGAAGGACTACAGTGATATCATCTGGCTTCGTCGGGGCGACCAGCTTCCCCGCAACACGCTCACTGCGAACTTTAATGCCGAGCATGACCGTTTCAACGAGAATGAATTGGTGGACGAGACAGACCTCAGATTATGGCTCACTGGTACCCGTTCCCGTGAAGTAATCGAGGAGGTCATCGGGCTGGGGGCCTACGGAAAGACCCTGACCATCGTCACCTGTATGGACACCGCTGCGGATGGTGAAGACGAGGAGGAAGAAGACGCCCTGATTGATAGCTGGACGCCGCGCTTCAGGTAA
- a CDS encoding helix-turn-helix domain-containing protein: protein MKKITPAQGPAPSDIFKDRLRAAREMRGLSQADLAAKTGLPPSSIAHFEGGKRKPSFDNLRKLSEALEVTTDYLLGRADDPAAATEADPLFRHAAKLTDNDRALAAEFLEMLAKRGEKKGE from the coding sequence ATGAAAAAGATTACACCTGCCCAAGGCCCAGCGCCTTCGGACATCTTCAAGGACCGCCTGCGTGCCGCCAGAGAGATGCGCGGCCTGAGCCAGGCTGACCTGGCCGCCAAAACCGGTTTGCCACCCAGTTCCATCGCCCATTTTGAGGGGGGCAAGCGCAAGCCCTCCTTCGACAACTTGCGAAAACTCTCGGAGGCGCTTGAGGTCACCACAGACTATCTGCTCGGCCGCGCCGACGACCCCGCAGCTGCCACCGAAGCCGACCCGCTTTTCCGCCACGCGGCCAAACTCACGGATAACGACCGGGCGCTTGCCGCCGAATTTCTTGAAATGCTCGCCAAGCGAGGTGAAAAGAAAGGAGAGTAA
- a CDS encoding multiubiquitin domain-containing protein, with amino-acid sequence MSNDKRLNGIIGDAEDRVKDGEKHHHPHGSFEILIKGESQDEISVTFGEPDPSGRQILSKAGFVPEEDHALIQLLLPGSRLIGMNDKVDLRNKGRHVFRVFGGGEIFLFTVDDTGYQWGASKINEADLRDAAVVPEEKVLVLERDGEEAEVPAGGDIELSHTGVEHLRTRHGMITVTLDGDEKRIHPGMYTTEKLIQVLGVEAGYLLNVVEDGELIPLQPNEKLRVKDGMIFISQVPSGGSS; translated from the coding sequence ATGAGTAATGACAAACGATTGAATGGTATTATCGGAGATGCTGAAGATCGTGTCAAGGACGGAGAGAAACATCACCATCCGCATGGCTCGTTCGAAATCTTGATCAAGGGCGAAAGCCAGGACGAGATATCCGTTACTTTTGGAGAGCCGGATCCCTCCGGAAGGCAGATTCTCTCCAAAGCCGGCTTTGTCCCTGAAGAGGATCATGCTCTCATCCAACTGCTGCTCCCCGGCTCCAGGTTGATCGGCATGAACGACAAGGTCGATCTCCGGAACAAGGGGAGACACGTTTTCCGGGTGTTCGGCGGTGGAGAGATTTTTCTCTTCACCGTGGACGACACGGGCTACCAGTGGGGCGCTTCCAAGATCAACGAAGCGGACTTGCGCGATGCGGCAGTCGTACCTGAGGAAAAGGTCCTTGTTTTGGAGCGTGACGGCGAGGAAGCGGAAGTGCCCGCAGGCGGGGACATCGAGTTGTCGCATACCGGGGTGGAGCACCTCCGCACCCGCCATGGGATGATTACGGTTACGTTGGATGGCGACGAGAAGCGCATTCACCCCGGAATGTACACCACTGAAAAACTCATCCAGGTCCTTGGAGTGGAGGCCGGCTATCTTCTCAATGTCGTGGAGGACGGTGAACTGATCCCGCTCCAGCCCAATGAAAAGCTGCGGGTGAAGGATGGGATGATTTTCATCAGCCAGGTCCCGAGCGGAGGGTCTTCCTAA
- a CDS encoding HesA/MoeB/ThiF family protein, translated as MNRLDRQSFLGPDSDTLLHECTVGLVGLGGGGSHVVQQLAHLGVGGYVLVDPDRIDFSNTNRLVGGTLADVEAQALKVSIAERVIRGVQPEARIISVADTWLEATDDLKRCDVIVGAVDSYKERDQLEGFARRHLIPYVDMGMDVTDLGNNGFLISGQVISSLPGGPCLRCCGLVTDARLEMEAQAYGVAGGRPQVVWSNGVLASTAAGLVVQLITPWFPSSPEFVYLEYDGNKGIVRPHGQMGLLKGRKCPHHPAEETGDPLFDIRKHLARLESRSKVAEVERVPLWRRLISFFRNDCS; from the coding sequence ATGAATCGACTTGATCGCCAGAGTTTTTTAGGCCCCGATAGCGATACCCTGCTCCACGAATGCACCGTCGGTCTCGTCGGTCTTGGCGGGGGAGGCTCCCACGTCGTTCAGCAGTTGGCGCATCTGGGGGTGGGGGGATATGTCCTCGTGGACCCGGATCGAATAGATTTTTCAAACACCAACCGCCTCGTGGGCGGGACTTTGGCCGACGTCGAAGCTCAGGCCCTGAAGGTGTCGATCGCCGAGCGAGTCATCCGTGGGGTGCAGCCGGAGGCTCGAATCATCTCGGTGGCGGATACCTGGCTCGAAGCGACGGATGACCTCAAACGTTGCGATGTCATTGTTGGTGCCGTTGACTCATACAAGGAGCGGGACCAACTCGAAGGGTTCGCGCGCCGCCACCTGATTCCCTATGTCGATATGGGGATGGACGTTACCGATCTCGGCAATAATGGCTTTTTGATCAGCGGCCAGGTCATCTCGTCCCTGCCCGGTGGGCCATGCCTGCGCTGCTGCGGACTCGTGACCGATGCCAGGCTCGAAATGGAAGCGCAGGCCTACGGCGTGGCAGGGGGGCGTCCCCAGGTGGTATGGTCGAACGGGGTGCTCGCGTCCACGGCCGCAGGACTGGTTGTCCAACTCATTACTCCGTGGTTTCCGAGCTCTCCAGAATTCGTCTATCTGGAATATGACGGCAACAAGGGCATTGTCCGCCCACACGGTCAGATGGGATTGCTCAAGGGGCGCAAGTGTCCTCACCACCCTGCTGAAGAAACGGGTGACCCGCTGTTCGACATACGCAAGCACCTTGCTCGGCTGGAATCCAGAAGCAAGGTGGCCGAAGTCGAGCGAGTTCCCTTGTGGCGACGACTTATCAGTTTTTTCCGTAATGATTGCTCCTAG